A single Macrobrachium nipponense isolate FS-2020 chromosome 5, ASM1510439v2, whole genome shotgun sequence DNA region contains:
- the LOC135215936 gene encoding uncharacterized protein LOC135215936 has translation MQVQLVMVLQHILFFTMETNQVQSNLVMGKSRVSPKKLVTIPRLELTAATVSVKVAQHILKELEFTVGKVVYYTDSTTVLHYIHSNTKRFPVFVANRVRVIRDYSQPEQWKYVNSSDNPADVASRGISVHQFLQYDEWFHGPSFIASDYLPSQEYVCADCVDGKSEHVSAVTISEEHHGFTRLIEYFSSWSRLQKAVSVFQQLKSILSGKRKGCVTTDAERAIIMYVQQEVFGDEVKALSRELSVGKSSPIYKLDPFLDSEDGLLKEVERPALSQKMADLPADRLEPSPPFSNVGIDLFGPYYIKEGRKELKRFVSRRGHPKVIRCDNGTNFHGAERELKAALDEMEEKKIEKYLSHHHIEGKFNPPAASHMGGCWERQIRTVRKVMSALVKEFGGRTK, from the exons ATGCAAGTACAGTTGGTTATGGTGTTGCAGCATATCTTGTTCTTCACGATGGAAACCAACCAAGTTCAGTCAAATCTTGTCATGGGAAAATCAAGAGTATCTCCCAAAAAGCTGGTGACTATACCTAGATTAGAACTTACAGCTGCAACTGTGTCTGTCAAGGTTGCTCAACAcatcctgaaggagttggagtttACTGTTGGCAAGGTAGTGTACTACACAGATTCAACAACAGTCCTTCACTATATTCATAGCAACACTAAAAGGTTCCCTGTTTTTGTAGCCAACAGAGTCAGGGTTATAAGGGACTACTCCCAGCCTGAGCAATGGAAATATGTAAACTCCAGTGATAACCCTGCTGATGTGGCATCAAGAGGTATTAGTGTACATCAGTTCTTGCAGTATGACGAATGGTTTCATGGCCCATCATTTATTGCATCTGATTATTTGCCTTCACAGGAGTATGTGTGTGCAGATTGTGTTGATGGTAAGAGTGAACATGTGTCTGCGGTCACAATTTCTGAAGAACATCATGGGTTTACAAGATTGATTGAATATTTCTCTTCATGGTCAAGGTTACAAAAGGCAGTTTCTGTATTTCAACAACTAAAGTCAATCCTTAGTGGTAAAAGGAAAGGTTGTGTAACCACTGATGCTGAAAGGGCAATCATAATGTATGTTCAACAGGAGGTGTTTGGTGATGAAGTGAAGGCTTTATCAAGGGAATTGTCAGTTGGCAAGAGTAGTCCAATATATAAGCTTGATCCCTTTCTTGATTCTGAGGATGGCTTATTGAAG GAAGTTGAAAGACCAGCTTTGAGTCAAAAGATGGCTGATCTTCCAGCAGACAGATTGGAACCTTCACCACCATTCAGTAATGTTGGTATTGACCTCTTTGGACCCTATTAcatcaaggaaggaagaaaggagttaAAGAG ATTTGTTTCTCGAAGAGGTCATCCCAAGGTTATCAGATGTGATAATGGAACCAACTTCCATGGGGCTGAGAGAGAACTTAAGGCAGCTCTTGatgagatggaggaaaagaagaTTGAGAAGTATTTGTCGCATCATCATATTGAAGGGAAATTCAATCCACCTGCAGCAAGCCACATGGGTGGTTGTTGGGAGCGCCAAATCAGAACAGTTAGAAAAGTGATGTCTGCACTGGTGAAGGAATTTGGTGGAAGGACTAAATGA